Proteins from a genomic interval of Dama dama isolate Ldn47 chromosome 1, ASM3311817v1, whole genome shotgun sequence:
- the C1H11orf96 gene encoding uncharacterized protein C11orf96 homolog, with protein MAAAKPGELMGICSSYQAVMPHFVCLADEFPQPMRPAKLSKGKGRLRRPRQSRFKTQPVTFDEIQEVEEEGASPMEEEKAKKSFLQSLECLRRSTQSLSLQREPLSGCKLRNSLDSSDSDSAL; from the coding sequence ATGGCGGCCGCCAAGCCCGGCGAGCTGATGGGCATCTGCTCCAGCTACCAGGCGGTGATGCCGCACTTCGTGTGCTTGGCCGACGAGTTCCCGCAGCCCATGCGGCCCGCCAAGCTGTCCAAGGGCAAGGGCCGGCTGCGGCGGCCCCGCCAGTCCCGTTTCAAGACGCAGCCGGTGACCTTCGACGAGAtccaggaggtggaggaggagggggcgtccccgatggaggaggagaaggccaAGAAGTCGTTCCTGCAGAGCCTGGAGTGCCTGCGCCGCAGCACGCAGAGCCTGTCGCTGCAGAGGGAGCCGCTCAGCGGCTGCAAACTGAGGAACAGCCTGGACTCCAGCGACTCCGACTCGGCCCTGTGA